CCATTTCTACTTTTGGGTCACGCACTTCGGCCATTGGATTGACTTCAGCAACAAGCATTGGCGCGGGGAGCTGGAGAGATGATGGACTCGTGCTGCGTACGACGGATGCCAACGATTATAATGCGATTGACCCGAATCTCGTCATTGACGCTTCCGGTAACCCGTGGCTTTCCTTTGGTTCATGGAATTCAGGCTTGAAAGTGACTCGATTGGACAAGAATACGATGAAGCCTACGGGGCAGATCTATTCTATCGCCAAGCGTACGGCGGGTGGTTTGGAAGCGCCACATGTTACATACCGCGATGGGTATTATTATCTGTTTGCTTCCATTGATAACTGCTGCAAAGGCGTAGATAGTAATTATAAGATTATTTACGGTCGCTCTACTAGTATTACTGGACCGTATGTGGACAAGAGCGGCAAAAGCCTGATGGACGGCGGCGGAACGATACTGGATGCGGGGAATGACCGTTGGAAGGGACCGGGCGGCCAATCCGTCTATAACAACAGTGTCATTGCGCGTCATGCCTACG
The Paenibacillus peoriae DNA segment above includes these coding regions:
- a CDS encoding glycoside hydrolase family 43 protein, which gives rise to MLKAWKKSVRSKLTRTAFAAVTSAALLLSVMPSASAEHWALTGDVAVHDPSITKEGNAWYIFSTGQGIQVQRSDDGRNFYRLPQIFLSPPSWWKSYVPKQKPNDVWAPDAQKYNGRVWVYYSISTFGSRTSAIGLTSATSIGAGSWRDDGLVLRTTDANDYNAIDPNLVIDASGNPWLSFGSWNSGLKVTRLDKNTMKPTGQIYSIAKRTAGGLEAPHVTYRDGYYYLFASIDNCCKGVDSNYKIIYGRSTSITGPYVDKSGKSLMDGGGTILDAGNDRWKGPGGQSVYNNSVIARHAYDATDKGNPKLLISDLKWDSAGWPTY